Proteins from a single region of Synchiropus splendidus isolate RoL2022-P1 chromosome 3, RoL_Sspl_1.0, whole genome shotgun sequence:
- the sf3b2 gene encoding splicing factor 3B subunit 2: MASEMPIPDVIPTDLGTAIAALDGWTHRELQVQLAKIGAPVMGPREELVDRLRNYMIMTGVLVTKNDKQMSLPPMPMGTSMVQSMGMMPAAPPPSGMINMDPPGMTPEEQLQFVQQRAAMVLKQQEERANQAEGMDEQDLLEQQQRAAVMLEQERQQEMVGMHQGPGAQAISAATAMRILDSHGILPPGVTMLPPQKHRIPPPPGGDSQEFWASEEISVGGPKIPQVLEKILQLKEIRQEQQIEPAADDDSGRGDGDRSAQGMSDTEDDDSQLSKKDKNRRRRNRKKKSKKKRALEKKEQAEQQQQQKEEVISKGKEKEKEPEVEIEYVTEEPHIYDPNYIFFKRIFDAFKLTDDLKKEKEKEPERPERLETLVYRKKGLEEDKKDSDDSDDEARQDVPKLSKKKLRRMNRLTVAELKQLVARPDVVEMHDVTAQEPKLLVHLKATRNTVPVPRHWCFKRKYLQGKRGIEKPPFELPEFIRRTGIQEMREALQEKEDAKTMKTKMREKVRPKMGKIDIDYQKLHDAFFKWQIKPKLTIHGDLYYEGKEFETRLKEKKPGDLSDELRIALGMPVGPNSHKVPPPWLIAMQRYGPPPSYPNLKIPGLNAPIPDNCTFGYHAGGWGKPPVDEMGKPLYGDVFGTHSGDFMAKADDEELDHTPWGELEPSDEESSEEEEEEESDEEKPDETGFFTPADSGLITPGGFSSVPAGMETPELIELRKKKIEEAMDGNETPKLFTVLPERMTGPVGAAMMASTHIYDMSAAMAARKASGGQESQGVEVALAPEELELDPMAMTQKYEEHVREQQGHLQKEDFSDMVAEHAAKQKQKKRKAQPQDTRGGAKKYKEFKF; this comes from the exons ATGGCATCCGAAATGCCTATTCCGGACGTAATCCCCACCGATTTGGGGACTGCGATCGCTGCTTTGGATGGATGGACGCACCGCGAGCTTCAAGTGCAACTGGCCAAGATTGGAGCCCCGGTGATGG GCCCAAGAGAGGAGTTGGTTGACAGGTTAAGAAACTACATGATCATG actGGAGTCCTAGTcacaaaaaatgacaaacag ATGTCATTGCCTCCAATGCCCATGGGTACGTCCATGGTGCAGTCCATGGGCATGATGCCAGCGGCTCCCCCACCGTCTGGGATGATCAATATGGATCCTCCTGGTATGACTCCAGAAGAGCAGCTTCAGTTTGTACAGCAAAGAGCTGCAATGGTGCTTAAGCAACAGGAGGAAAGAGCCAACCAG GCTGAAGGCATGGATGAGCAGGATCTTCTGGAGCAGCAACAAAGG GCTGCAGTGATGCTAGAACAGGAGCGTCAGCAGGAGATGGTGGGCATGCACCAGGGTCCCGGGGCACAGGCCATTTCTGCTGCCACTGCTATGAGAA TCCTGGATTCTCACGGCATACTGCCTCCTGGAGTCACAATGTTGCCCCCTCAAAAGCATAGAATCCCGCCTCCTCCTGGAGGAGACAGCCAAGAG TTCTGGGCAAGTGAAGAGATCAGTGTTGGTGGTCCAAAGATTCCTCAGGTTTTGGAAAAGATTCTCCAGCTGAAGGAGATCAGGCAGGAACAGCAGATTGAACCAGCAG CCGATGATGACTCCGGGAGGGGAGATGGGGACCGTTCTGCCCAGGGGATGTCAGACACAGAAGATGACGACAGTCAGTTGTCAAAGAAAGAT AAAAACCGCAGACGCCGAAATCGcaagaagaagagcaagaaaAAGCGAGCCctggagaagaaagagcaggctgagcagcagcagcagcagaaggaggaggtCATCAGCAAAggcaaagaaaaagagaaggaGCCCGAGGTGGAAATCGAGTATGTTACCGAGGAGCCACATATCTACGATCCCAACTACATCTTCTTCAAGAGAATATTTGATGCTTTCAAG CTCACTGAtgatttaaagaaagaaaaggagaagGAGCCTGAGAGGCCAGAGAGGCTTGAGACACTGGTGTACCGAAAGAAAGGCCTGGAAGAGGACAAGAAGGACAGCGACGACAGCGATGAT GAAGCTCGGCAAGATGTACCTAAATTGTCAAAGAAGAAGTTGAGGAGGATGAATAGGTTGACTGTGGCAGAGCTCAAGCAG CTTGTGGCCCGTCCAGATGTTGTGGAGATGCATGATGTGACGGCCCAGGAACCAAAGCTGTTGGTCCATCTCAAGGCCACCAGGAACACTGTTCCCGTCCCCCGCCACTGGTGCTTCAAAAGGAAGTATCTTCAAGGCAAGAGGGGTATTGAGAAGCCCCCGTTTGAGCTGCCGGAGTTCATCAGGAGGACGGGTATTCAGGAGATGAGGGAAGCCCTGCAGGAGAAG GAGGATGCTAAAACAATGAAAACTAAAATGAGAGAAAAGGTTCGTCCCAAGATGGGAAAGATCGACATTGACTACCAGAAGCTCCATGATGCCTTCTTCAAGTGGCAGATTAAACCCAAACTCACGATCCACGGGGATCTTTATTATGAG ggtaAAGAGTTTGAAACCAGACTTAAAGAGAAGAAACCAGGTGACCTCTCCGATGAGTTGCGCATCGCACTGGGCATGCCAGTCGGTCCT AATTCCCacaaagtgccacctccatggCTCATTGCCATGCAGCGATATGGACCTCCCCCCTCCTACCCCAACCTCAAGATTCCAGGGCTGAACGCCCCCATCCCAGAT AACTGCACCTTCGGCTACCACGCTGGCGGCTGGGGGAAACCTCCTGTTGATGAAATGGGCAAACCTCTCTATGGGGATGTGTTCGGGACACATTCTGGTGATTTCATG GCCAAAGCAGATGACGAAGAGCTCGATCACACACCATGGGGTGAACTCGAGCCTTCAGATGAGGAGTcctctgaggaagaggaagaggaagaaagtgaTGAGGAGAAACCGGATGAGACCGGTTTCTTCACGCCAGCAGACAG cgGTCTGATCACTCCGGGAGGCTTCTCTTCAGTACCTGCAGGCATGGAGACCCCTGAGCTGATTGAgctgagaaagaagaagattgaGGAGGCCATGGATGG GAACGAGACTCCAAAACTGTTCACGGTCCTCCCTGAGAGGATGACTGGTCCTGTGGGTGCTGCCATGATGGCCTCCACACACATCTACGACATGTCAGCG GCCATGGCGGCACGTAAAGCCAGCGGGGGACAGGAGTCGCAGGGTGTGGAGGTGGCTTTGGCTCctgaggagctggagctggacccCATGGCCATGACCCAGAAGTACGAAGAGCACGTCCGCGAGCAGCAGGGACACTTGCAGAAGGAGGACTTCAGTGACATGGTGGCTGAACACGCAGCCAAACAGAAG CAAAAGAAGAGGAAAGCTCAGCCGCAGGACACGAGAGGCGGCGCCAAGAAGTACAAGGAGTTCAAGTTCTAG